A single region of the Kineosporiaceae bacterium SCSIO 59966 genome encodes:
- a CDS encoding GAF domain-containing protein produces the protein MPSTTNGLERWARERVTLPDLPGWVRIGLSLLALVVAAAQGSLIEVLPWALGLVVLEVVAAQTTANRRRLQVLSLQTGLVLLAVVVGYPGHAALLPLLLVPAFRAGEQHGLRAGLATSGVLAAVTVGSAAAATAWHFTTSGPWLPAVQWSALALAIALLGGWAYGATAGVDAQRRTEAAAEEAGLLLGRLRDLARRLPAGFDVPAVAEMLLDTALAAAPAERAAVLVQIGPDEVSPVVVRGADRVPWRDPVKEQGTAHEAWVSRRTVHDVREADAAGRRTGSAVLVVPVADRADELLGVLILERLAARPFSAEEVRAVEGAIRTSAPRLHAAMAFIELRTLSEVAERERLAREMHDGVAQDLVALGFGLDLVQRRLRQRDPELAGELLAVRRQLNQTIQDIRYSIAALRTSVRPERGLGAALSAAVQSLGPATGAAVTSELRESPFRLPAHVESALMRLAQDFLTAVRGDPGVTRVHVALRTDPPAAELELRHDGRARWEPAPEFAAALAGLGGRITTTGAAQGWVTALRIGPVDAAAEDGGLQPGVAGETAGTARPGPERTDALR, from the coding sequence ATGCCGTCCACGACGAACGGCCTAGAGCGCTGGGCACGGGAGCGAGTGACGCTGCCCGACCTGCCGGGCTGGGTGCGGATCGGCCTGTCCCTGCTCGCGCTCGTCGTCGCCGCCGCGCAGGGGTCCCTCATCGAGGTGCTGCCGTGGGCGCTCGGGCTGGTGGTCCTCGAGGTCGTCGCGGCGCAGACCACTGCGAACCGGCGGCGGCTGCAGGTGCTCAGCCTGCAGACCGGGCTGGTGCTGCTCGCGGTCGTCGTGGGCTACCCGGGACACGCCGCCCTCCTCCCGCTGCTGCTCGTGCCCGCCTTCCGCGCCGGCGAGCAGCACGGGCTGCGGGCCGGGCTGGCGACGTCCGGCGTGCTCGCGGCAGTGACCGTCGGCAGCGCCGCAGCCGCCACCGCGTGGCACTTCACCACGTCCGGACCGTGGCTGCCCGCCGTTCAGTGGTCCGCCCTCGCGCTAGCCATCGCCCTGCTCGGTGGCTGGGCGTACGGCGCGACCGCAGGCGTCGACGCGCAGCGCCGCACCGAGGCGGCGGCCGAGGAGGCCGGCCTGCTGCTGGGGCGGCTGCGGGACCTGGCACGGCGGCTCCCCGCGGGGTTCGACGTCCCCGCCGTCGCCGAGATGCTCCTCGACACGGCCCTGGCCGCTGCACCAGCCGAGCGGGCCGCCGTCCTCGTCCAGATCGGACCCGACGAGGTGAGCCCGGTCGTCGTCCGGGGCGCCGACCGCGTGCCCTGGCGGGACCCGGTGAAGGAGCAGGGCACCGCGCACGAGGCCTGGGTGTCACGGCGGACCGTCCACGACGTCCGGGAGGCGGACGCCGCAGGCCGGCGGACGGGATCCGCCGTGCTCGTCGTGCCCGTGGCCGACCGGGCCGACGAGCTGCTCGGCGTGCTCATTCTCGAACGACTCGCCGCCAGGCCGTTCTCCGCCGAGGAGGTCCGGGCGGTGGAGGGCGCCATTCGCACCAGCGCCCCTCGGCTGCACGCCGCGATGGCGTTCATCGAGCTCCGTACGCTCAGCGAGGTCGCAGAGCGGGAACGACTGGCCAGAGAGATGCACGACGGCGTGGCCCAGGACCTCGTCGCCCTGGGGTTCGGACTCGACCTCGTCCAGCGCCGGCTGCGCCAGCGTGACCCCGAGCTCGCCGGGGAGCTGCTCGCCGTCCGCCGACAGCTCAACCAGACCATCCAGGACATCCGGTACTCCATCGCCGCGCTGCGCACCTCGGTACGCCCCGAACGGGGCCTTGGCGCTGCGCTGTCCGCCGCCGTGCAGAGCCTGGGCCCGGCCACCGGTGCCGCGGTGACCTCGGAGCTGAGGGAGTCGCCGTTCCGGCTGCCGGCTCACGTGGAGTCCGCGCTGATGCGCCTGGCGCAGGACTTCCTCACGGCGGTGCGCGGCGACCCGGGCGTCACCCGGGTGCACGTGGCGCTGCGGACCGACCCTCCGGCCGCCGAGCTGGAGCTGCGCCACGACGGCAGGGCGCGCTGGGAACCGGCACCGGAGTTCGCCGCCGCGCTCGCGGGCCTCGGCGGGCGGATCACCACGACCGGGGCCGCTCAGGGCTGGGTCACCGCGCTGCGGATCGGCCCCGTCGACGCGGCCGCGGAGGACGGCGGCCTCCAGCCAGGGGTCGCAGGCGAAACCGCCGGGACCGCACGACCCGGGCCCGAGAGGACGGATGCGTTGCGATGA
- a CDS encoding response regulator transcription factor, with product MTRILLVDDHTVVRGGIRAILDAEEGLEVVAEADGVQSGWTALLDARPDVLVCDVSLGDGNGLDLCRRARREMPRLGIVVLTMHGDDDTLFAALEAGATALVLKSADLDDVVSAVRRAATAPDTFSAADLAAAVRRRATDDRPRLTPRESEVLHLLKDGLSIHQVARRLYLSESTVKTHVAKVYDKLGATNRAQAVMNAVRLRLIPSD from the coding sequence ATGACCCGCATCCTGCTGGTGGACGACCACACCGTGGTACGCGGCGGGATCCGCGCGATCCTCGACGCCGAGGAGGGGCTCGAGGTCGTCGCCGAGGCGGACGGCGTGCAGAGCGGGTGGACGGCGCTGCTGGACGCGCGGCCCGACGTCCTCGTCTGCGACGTCTCCCTGGGCGACGGCAACGGGCTCGACCTGTGCCGCCGCGCCCGGCGGGAGATGCCCCGACTCGGCATCGTCGTCCTCACCATGCACGGCGACGACGACACCCTGTTCGCGGCCCTGGAGGCCGGCGCCACGGCCCTCGTCCTCAAGAGCGCCGACCTGGACGACGTCGTCTCGGCAGTACGCCGGGCAGCCACCGCCCCGGACACGTTCTCCGCCGCCGACCTGGCGGCGGCGGTGCGCCGGCGAGCCACCGACGACCGGCCGCGGCTGACACCCCGGGAGTCCGAGGTGCTCCACCTGCTCAAGGACGGTCTGTCCATCCACCAGGTGGCGCGCCGGCTCTACCTGTCGGAGTCCACGGTCAAGACCCACGTCGCCAAGGTCTACGACAAGCTGGGTGCGACGAACCGGGCCCAGGCGGTGATGAACGCCGTCCGGCTGCGGCTCATCCCCTCGGACTGA